A DNA window from Solirubrobacterales bacterium contains the following coding sequences:
- a CDS encoding delta-60 repeat domain-containing protein, protein MNRSRSLTVLLALCFVGLAPNAASAAYGDLDADFGVGGKVRGLALSEPSEIQIQPDRKILVGGRMTSNLGAYSGRIARLGRSGELDNSFGTGGYVAIPGGGLLFDMDLLDDGRIAALVSDNKIVVFRTDGSLDAGFGTGGVLSFGNAPTSMKAASIAPQSGAKILVSGGSEQKVTTSLLG, encoded by the coding sequence ATGAATCGTTCACGCTCGCTCACAGTTCTGCTCGCACTCTGTTTCGTAGGCCTGGCACCGAACGCGGCCTCGGCCGCGTATGGCGACCTCGACGCCGACTTCGGCGTCGGCGGAAAAGTCAGAGGCTTGGCACTTTCGGAGCCGAGTGAGATCCAGATTCAGCCCGATCGCAAGATTCTCGTCGGCGGTCGAATGACGTCGAACCTGGGCGCCTACAGCGGTCGGATCGCGCGTCTTGGGCGCAGCGGAGAGCTGGACAACTCTTTCGGTACCGGCGGATACGTCGCGATCCCGGGCGGCGGGTTGCTGTTTGACATGGACCTTCTCGATGACGGGCGCATCGCAGCTCTGGTGAGCGACAACAAGATCGTCGTATTCCGGACCGACGGCAGCCTCGACGCTGGCTTCGGCACCGGTGGCGTCCTGTCCTTCGGCAACGCTCCGACGAGCATGAAGGCAGCGTCGATCGCGCCGCAGTCTGGAGCGAAGATTCTCGTGTCTGGGGGCTCGGAACAGAAAGTCACAACCTCGCTGCTCGGGTGA
- the arsM gene encoding arsenite methyltransferase, with the protein MTEVNDCCSPAAQETCCEPTDKAECCGSESGSCGCSAGSETADIRESVEARYASAARAVTDPDATGVGASCCGPDTPVITEDQRAVFGQALYGDDHRALPDNAVLASLGCGNPTAVAALNEGETVLDLGSGGGIDVLLSAKRVGPTGKAYGLDMTDEMLDLARANQAEAGVTNVEFIKGTIEEIPLADDSVDVIISNCVINLSGDKPQVLREAARVLRPGGRFAVTDVIADDNMDEATRADMQEWTGCIAGALTDREFRDLLAGAGFTDIELEETHRVHEQAASAIVRAALPA; encoded by the coding sequence ATGACCGAAGTAAACGATTGCTGTAGCCCTGCCGCGCAGGAGACTTGCTGTGAGCCGACCGACAAGGCCGAGTGCTGTGGCTCTGAATCCGGAAGCTGTGGATGCTCGGCCGGAAGCGAAACGGCGGACATCCGTGAGTCCGTCGAAGCTCGTTACGCCTCTGCCGCGCGAGCCGTCACAGACCCAGACGCAACTGGCGTCGGCGCGTCCTGCTGCGGTCCCGACACGCCGGTGATCACTGAAGATCAGCGAGCAGTGTTCGGCCAAGCGCTTTATGGCGACGACCATCGCGCGCTCCCCGACAACGCAGTGCTGGCATCACTCGGATGCGGCAACCCCACAGCGGTCGCCGCGCTGAACGAAGGCGAGACGGTTCTCGACCTCGGCAGCGGTGGCGGAATCGACGTACTGCTCTCGGCCAAGCGTGTCGGCCCGACCGGCAAGGCCTATGGCCTCGACATGACCGACGAAATGCTCGACCTCGCGCGCGCCAATCAGGCCGAAGCTGGGGTCACGAACGTCGAGTTCATCAAGGGAACGATCGAAGAGATCCCGCTCGCCGATGACTCCGTGGACGTGATCATCAGCAACTGCGTGATCAACCTCTCCGGAGACAAGCCGCAGGTGTTGCGTGAAGCAGCGCGTGTGCTCCGCCCCGGCGGACGCTTTGCCGTGACCGATGTGATTGCTGACGACAACATGGATGAGGCCACGCGCGCAGACATGCAGGAGTGGACGGGATGCATCGCCGGCGCTCTGACCGACAGAGAGTTCCGCGATCTGCTTGCGGGTGCCGGATTCACTGACATCGAGCTGGAAGAGACTCACCGCGTTCACGAGCAGGCCGCTTCGGCGATCGTCCGCGCGGCGCTGCCTGCCTGA
- a CDS encoding ArsJ-associated glyceraldehyde-3-phosphate dehydrogenase, protein MTPTRVGINGFGRMGRLALRAGWDRPDLEFVHLNEPACPAETSAHLLTFDSVHGRWERSVSGEGETLSIGEATLGYSTESSPGDVDWEAAGVDVALECSGKFRTIDSLEPYFARGADKVIVAAPVKDAEALNVVVGVNEDLYDPEFHRVLTAASCTTNCLAPVVKVIHEGIGISHGSITTLHDLTNTQTIVDAPHKDLRRARAASMSLIPTTTGSATAIGIIFPELQGKLDGIAVRVPLLNASLTDCVFEVARPTTVEEVNALLAEAAAGPLDGILGYEERPLVSIDYRDDPRSSIIDAPSTMITGGTQVKILSWYDNEWGYANRLVDLAGIVGSRLVAA, encoded by the coding sequence ATGACGCCAACTCGCGTAGGAATAAACGGCTTCGGCAGAATGGGCAGGCTCGCGCTTCGGGCAGGTTGGGATCGGCCGGATCTCGAATTTGTCCATTTGAATGAGCCGGCTTGTCCGGCAGAAACCTCAGCTCACCTCCTGACATTCGATTCGGTTCATGGTCGCTGGGAACGATCCGTGAGTGGAGAGGGGGAGACACTCTCAATCGGTGAGGCGACCCTTGGATACTCGACCGAGTCGTCCCCAGGAGACGTGGACTGGGAGGCCGCAGGTGTGGATGTCGCTCTCGAGTGCTCGGGCAAGTTCCGCACCATCGACTCGCTGGAGCCCTACTTCGCACGCGGCGCGGACAAGGTGATCGTCGCAGCCCCGGTCAAGGACGCTGAAGCATTGAACGTCGTAGTCGGCGTAAACGAAGACCTGTACGACCCCGAGTTCCATCGTGTCTTGACCGCGGCGTCCTGCACCACGAACTGCCTGGCCCCGGTTGTGAAGGTGATCCACGAGGGCATCGGGATAAGCCACGGCTCGATCACGACCCTCCACGATCTGACCAACACCCAGACGATCGTCGACGCGCCACACAAAGACCTGCGCCGCGCGCGAGCCGCGTCGATGTCGTTGATCCCGACGACAACCGGCTCGGCCACCGCAATCGGGATCATCTTCCCGGAGCTTCAAGGCAAGCTCGATGGGATCGCAGTACGCGTGCCGCTGCTCAACGCTTCGCTCACGGATTGCGTGTTTGAGGTCGCGCGACCGACGACTGTTGAAGAAGTCAACGCGCTGCTCGCCGAAGCGGCGGCGGGCCCGCTCGACGGCATCCTCGGATACGAAGAGCGCCCATTGGTCTCGATCGACTACCGAGATGATCCCCGCTCATCAATCATCGACGCGCCCTCAACGATGATCACCGGTGGAACCCAGGTGAAGATCCTCTCCTGGTACGACAACGAGTGGGGATACGCCAACCGCCTCGTGGACCTTGCAGGCATCGTTGGATCGAGGCTGGTCGCGGCGTGA
- a CDS encoding winged helix-turn-helix transcriptional regulator, with translation MSIDMEISPKTKRPTGEPCCVPVVYPDVDRERAANLATVAKALGDPIRLQLIDVLRKHAGKVCVCELVPLFEISQPTLSHHLKKLRDAGLVDSERQGLWAYYYVIPGALDDFAGWLGKDD, from the coding sequence ATGTCCATCGATATGGAAATCTCCCCCAAGACCAAACGACCGACTGGCGAGCCGTGTTGCGTGCCCGTCGTCTACCCCGATGTGGACCGCGAGCGCGCCGCCAATCTCGCCACGGTCGCGAAGGCGCTGGGCGACCCGATCCGCCTGCAGCTGATCGACGTGCTGCGCAAGCACGCCGGAAAGGTCTGCGTCTGCGAGCTCGTCCCGCTGTTTGAGATCTCGCAGCCCACGCTCAGCCACCACTTGAAGAAACTGCGCGACGCGGGTCTTGTTGACTCGGAGCGCCAGGGCCTCTGGGCCTACTACTACGTGATCCCCGGCGCGCTTGACGACTTCGCGGGCTGGCTTGGAAAGGACGACTGA
- the arsJ gene encoding organoarsenical effux MFS transporter ArsJ encodes MSQGASAARSLDLRNYILVTGAYWADTIADGATRVLVLFYFYERGYSPIEVALLFVFYEVFGIVTNLVGGWLAARFGLRTTLLMGLGTQLVALLMLALVPSDWLVVAWVMISQALSGIAKDLTKMSSKSAVKLVVPEDDPGALYRWVTILTGSKNALKGVGFFLGGLLLTTIGFQPALIVLAVMIAIALVCIVVLMQGELGKPDRKAKFSQMFSNSRSVNLLAAARILLFAARDVWFVVALPVYLRSVLGWSFWEVGSFMAVWVIGYGIVQASAPRILGGRHPDGRMATWLVFSLAALPAAIAVALISSADPTITLVVGLIVFGAVFALNSAVHSFLILNYADGDKVAMNVGFYYMANAVGRLAGTILSGVIYQLSGLEACLWASSLMLLGAGAISLWLPRRANESAGAGAAA; translated from the coding sequence GTGAGTCAGGGCGCAAGCGCCGCGCGGTCGCTCGACCTGCGCAACTACATCCTCGTCACCGGCGCGTACTGGGCGGACACGATCGCCGATGGCGCCACGCGAGTACTGGTTCTCTTCTACTTTTACGAGCGCGGCTACTCGCCGATCGAAGTCGCGCTGCTCTTCGTCTTCTACGAGGTCTTCGGCATCGTCACGAACCTTGTCGGAGGCTGGCTGGCCGCGCGATTTGGTCTGCGCACGACGTTGCTCATGGGTCTCGGAACCCAGCTGGTCGCGCTTCTGATGCTGGCGCTCGTGCCGTCGGACTGGCTGGTCGTCGCCTGGGTGATGATCTCTCAGGCGCTCTCGGGAATTGCCAAGGACCTCACGAAGATGAGCTCCAAGAGCGCCGTGAAGCTGGTCGTGCCCGAGGACGATCCAGGCGCGCTCTATCGCTGGGTGACGATCCTGACGGGATCCAAGAATGCACTGAAGGGCGTCGGCTTCTTCCTCGGCGGACTGCTGCTGACCACGATCGGATTCCAGCCAGCGCTGATCGTGCTCGCCGTGATGATCGCGATCGCGCTGGTGTGCATCGTCGTGCTCATGCAGGGCGAGCTTGGCAAGCCGGATCGCAAGGCCAAGTTCAGCCAGATGTTCTCCAACAGCCGCTCGGTCAACCTGCTCGCGGCCGCACGGATTCTGCTGTTTGCCGCCCGCGACGTCTGGTTCGTGGTCGCGCTCCCCGTGTATCTGCGGAGCGTTCTCGGCTGGTCATTCTGGGAGGTTGGATCGTTCATGGCGGTATGGGTGATCGGCTACGGAATCGTCCAGGCATCGGCACCGCGCATCCTTGGCGGGCGTCATCCCGATGGCCGGATGGCGACCTGGCTCGTCTTCAGCCTCGCGGCGCTCCCTGCAGCGATCGCTGTCGCGCTCATCTCGAGTGCGGATCCGACCATCACACTGGTCGTCGGACTGATCGTCTTTGGAGCTGTCTTCGCGCTCAATAGCGCCGTGCACTCGTTCTTGATCCTCAACTACGCCGACGGCGACAAGGTCGCGATGAATGTCGGCTTCTATTACATGGCCAATGCCGTCGGAAGGCTCGCCGGAACGATCCTCTCAGGCGTGATCTACCAACTCAGTGGGCTCGAGGCATGTCTATGGGCATCGTCGCTGATGCTGCTCGGTGCGGGTGCGATTTCGCTATGGCTTCCACGTCGCGCCAACGAGTCGGCCGGTGCTGGCGCCGCCGCCTAA